A section of the Ruania halotolerans genome encodes:
- the nrdE gene encoding class 1b ribonucleoside-diphosphate reductase subunit alpha: MDYHGLNAMLNLYGPNGEIQFSKDREAARQYFLQHVNQNTVFFHNLAEKLDYLVEHGYYETEVLEKYSREFVQQLFDHAYAKKFRFQTFLGAFKYYTSYTLKTFDGKRYLERFEDRVAMVALTLADGDESFAIEMVDEIIAGRFQPATPTFLNSGKKQRGEPVSCFLLRIEDNMESIARAINSALQLSKRGGGVALLLSNIREHGAPIKKIENQSSGVIPVMKLLEDSFSYANQLGARQGAGAVYLHAHHPDILRFLDTKRENADEKIRIKTLSLGVVIPDITFELAKNDEDMYLFSPYDVERVYGKPFAEVNVSEHYREMVNDGRIKKKKINAREFFQTLAEIQFESGYPYVMFEDTVNRANPIAGKITHSNLCSEILQVSTASTYNDDLSYNHVGKDISCNLGSMNIALSMDSPDLGKTVGTAIRALTAVSDQTHIWSVPSIEQGNNDSHAIGLGQMNLHGYLARERIHYGSDEGVDFTNMYFYTVLFHALTESNKLAIERGKAFKGFENSTYASGAFFDKYLNETWEPATERVRQLFDEAGVRLPTRADWVALKASVQEHGIYNQNLQAVPPTGSISYINNSTSSIHPVASKIEIRKEGKIGRVYYPAPFLTNDNLEYFQDAYEIGYEKVIDTYAAATQHVDQGLSLTLFFKDTVTTREVNKAQIYAWKKGIKTLYYIRLRQLALEGTEVEGCVSCML, translated from the coding sequence ATGGACTACCACGGGCTCAACGCGATGTTGAATCTCTATGGTCCGAACGGGGAGATCCAGTTCTCCAAGGATCGCGAGGCGGCGCGGCAGTACTTCCTGCAGCACGTCAACCAGAACACGGTCTTCTTCCACAACCTCGCGGAGAAGCTGGACTATCTCGTTGAGCACGGCTACTACGAGACCGAGGTGCTCGAGAAGTACTCGCGCGAGTTCGTGCAGCAGCTCTTCGATCACGCCTACGCGAAGAAGTTCCGGTTCCAGACCTTCCTCGGCGCGTTCAAGTACTACACCTCGTACACGCTGAAGACCTTCGACGGCAAGCGCTATCTCGAGCGCTTCGAGGACCGGGTCGCGATGGTCGCACTCACCCTGGCCGATGGTGACGAGAGCTTTGCCATCGAGATGGTGGACGAGATCATCGCCGGGCGGTTCCAGCCGGCCACCCCCACGTTCCTGAACTCGGGCAAGAAGCAGCGCGGTGAGCCGGTCTCCTGCTTCCTGCTGCGTATCGAGGACAACATGGAGTCGATCGCGCGGGCGATCAACTCCGCCCTGCAGCTGTCCAAGCGCGGTGGTGGGGTGGCGCTCCTGCTGAGCAACATCCGTGAGCACGGTGCGCCGATCAAGAAGATCGAGAACCAGTCCTCCGGGGTGATCCCGGTGATGAAGCTGCTCGAGGACTCCTTCTCCTACGCCAATCAGCTCGGAGCACGCCAGGGTGCCGGCGCCGTCTACCTGCACGCTCACCACCCGGACATCCTGCGGTTCCTGGACACCAAGCGGGAGAACGCGGACGAGAAGATCCGGATCAAGACCCTCTCCCTGGGAGTGGTGATCCCGGACATCACCTTCGAGCTGGCGAAGAACGACGAGGACATGTACCTGTTCTCCCCGTATGACGTCGAGCGCGTGTACGGCAAGCCGTTCGCCGAGGTGAACGTCTCCGAGCACTATCGCGAGATGGTCAACGACGGTCGGATCAAGAAGAAGAAGATCAACGCGCGCGAGTTCTTCCAGACCCTCGCCGAGATCCAGTTCGAGTCGGGTTACCCGTACGTGATGTTCGAGGACACGGTGAACCGGGCGAACCCGATCGCCGGCAAGATCACCCACTCGAACCTGTGCTCGGAGATCCTGCAGGTCTCTACGGCGTCGACCTACAACGACGACCTCTCCTACAACCACGTGGGCAAGGACATCTCCTGCAACCTGGGCTCGATGAACATTGCGCTCTCGATGGACTCACCGGACCTGGGCAAGACGGTGGGTACGGCGATCCGGGCGCTGACGGCGGTCTCGGACCAGACCCACATCTGGTCCGTCCCCTCGATCGAGCAGGGCAACAACGACTCCCACGCCATCGGCCTCGGGCAGATGAACCTGCATGGCTACCTCGCCCGGGAGCGGATCCACTACGGGTCCGACGAGGGCGTGGACTTCACGAACATGTACTTCTACACGGTGCTCTTCCACGCGCTGACGGAGTCGAACAAGCTGGCCATCGAGCGCGGGAAAGCGTTCAAGGGTTTCGAGAACTCCACCTATGCCTCTGGGGCGTTCTTCGACAAGTACCTCAATGAGACCTGGGAGCCGGCCACCGAGCGGGTGCGCCAGCTGTTCGACGAGGCCGGCGTGCGCCTGCCCACGCGTGCGGACTGGGTGGCGCTGAAGGCGTCGGTGCAGGAGCACGGCATCTACAACCAGAACCTGCAGGCCGTTCCGCCGACCGGCTCGATCTCCTACATCAACAACTCCACCTCCTCGATCCACCCGGTGGCCTCGAAGATCGAGATCCGCAAGGAAGGCAAGATCGGGCGGGTCTACTACCCGGCGCCCTTCCTGACGAACGACAACCTCGAGTACTTCCAGGACGCCTACGAGATCGGCTACGAGAAGGTCATCGACACCTACGCCGCGGCCACCCAGCACGTGGACCAGGGGCTCAGTCTGACGCTCTTCTTCAAGGACACGGTGACCACGCGTGAGGTGAATAAGGCGCAGATCTACGCCTGGAAGAAGGGCATCAAGACGCTCTACTACATCCGGCTCCGTCAGCTCGCGCTGGAGGGGACTGAGGTGGAAGGTTGCGTCAGCTGCATGCTGTAG
- the nrdF gene encoding class 1b ribonucleoside-diphosphate reductase subunit beta, giving the protein MSEKLKLVSRVSAINWNRIQDEKDVEVWNRLVNNFWLPEKVPLSNDIQSWHTLTEAEQLMTTRVFTGLTMLDTIQGTVGAVSLIPDALTPHEEAVYTNIAFMESVHAKSYSSIFSTLISTAEIDEAFRWTEENESLQRKAEIVLQYYRGDDPLKRKVASTMLESFLFYSGFYAPMYWSSRAKLTNTADLIRLIIRDEAVHGYYIGYKYQKGLELETPQRRQELKDYTFELLFELYDNEEDYTEALYDPLGLTEDVKAFLRYNANKALMNLGYEGMFPKEATAVNPAILSSLSPNADENHDFFSGSGSSYVIGKAVNTEDEDWDF; this is encoded by the coding sequence GTGTCAGAGAAGCTCAAGCTCGTCAGCAGAGTGTCGGCCATCAACTGGAACCGGATCCAGGACGAGAAGGACGTTGAGGTGTGGAACCGCCTCGTGAACAACTTCTGGTTGCCGGAGAAGGTGCCGCTGTCCAACGACATCCAGTCCTGGCACACGCTCACCGAGGCCGAGCAGCTGATGACCACACGGGTGTTCACCGGGCTGACCATGCTGGACACCATCCAGGGGACCGTGGGTGCGGTCTCGCTGATCCCGGACGCGCTGACTCCGCACGAGGAGGCCGTCTACACGAACATCGCGTTCATGGAGTCGGTGCACGCGAAGAGCTACTCCTCGATCTTCTCCACGCTCATCTCCACGGCCGAGATCGATGAGGCGTTCCGCTGGACCGAGGAGAACGAGAGCCTGCAGCGCAAGGCTGAAATCGTGCTGCAGTACTACCGCGGCGACGACCCGCTCAAGCGCAAGGTCGCCTCCACGATGCTCGAATCCTTCCTGTTCTACTCGGGCTTCTACGCACCGATGTACTGGTCCTCACGCGCCAAGTTGACCAACACCGCGGACCTGATCCGGCTGATCATCCGGGACGAGGCGGTGCACGGGTACTACATCGGCTACAAGTACCAGAAGGGCCTGGAGTTGGAGACGCCGCAGCGGCGCCAAGAGCTCAAGGACTACACCTTCGAGTTGCTCTTCGAGCTCTACGACAACGAAGAGGACTACACCGAGGCGCTCTACGACCCGCTCGGCCTCACCGAAGACGTCAAAGCGTTCCTGCGCTACAACGCGAACAAGGCGCTGATGAACCTCGGCTACGAGGGAATGTTCCCCAAGGAAGCCACCGCGGTGAACCCGGCGATCCTGTCCTCACTCTCCCCGAACGCCGACGAGAACCACGACTTCTTCTCCGGGTCCGGCTCGTCCTACGTGATCGGTAAGGCGGTTAACACCGAGGACGAGGACTGGGACTTCTGA
- a CDS encoding class I SAM-dependent methyltransferase, with amino-acid sequence MASTVRETFDAFAPRMRRRPDVEAHDLVAADASDRLILESAGLDPAREMRTSPALERPQRQESTTPAHVASVVVVGDRYGALALPLAAAGFRVQVHQDALTGERAARLNAVAVGLAQASDVDSIVVPGASWHQLDGDLFAGATLVLIQLPRSLGALDEIAGLIADHADPAVRVVAGGRVKHMTPAMNGVLARHFGTVTADRGVGKSRVLRASDPQARVRPTTERPGTSGTSDRPGAPAWPRAERDEATGLTICAHGAAFAGAGVDIGTRLLLSVLDQAPDASQVIDLGCGTGVLAVSYALAHPDARVIATDHSAAAIASATATAMANGVAAASGSIPHSALGGRSGVTVVRDDALGSQPAASADLILLNPPFHSGAAVTARIAPRLFADAARVLRPGGELWCVWNSHLRYRPQLEALVGTTRQIVRNPKFTVTASVR; translated from the coding sequence ATGGCGTCGACGGTCCGCGAAACGTTCGACGCGTTCGCCCCACGCATGCGACGGCGGCCGGATGTCGAGGCGCACGATCTGGTGGCGGCCGACGCAAGCGACCGGCTGATTCTGGAATCGGCCGGCCTCGATCCTGCTCGCGAGATGCGCACGTCTCCCGCACTCGAACGTCCGCAACGGCAAGAGTCCACGACACCTGCGCACGTCGCGAGCGTGGTCGTGGTGGGGGATCGGTATGGTGCGCTCGCGCTGCCGCTAGCTGCCGCGGGCTTCCGGGTGCAGGTGCATCAGGACGCCCTCACCGGAGAACGGGCGGCGCGGCTGAACGCGGTTGCCGTCGGGCTGGCGCAGGCGTCGGACGTCGACAGCATCGTGGTGCCAGGGGCGAGCTGGCACCAGCTGGACGGCGACCTGTTCGCGGGCGCGACGCTCGTGCTGATCCAACTACCGCGGTCGCTCGGCGCACTCGACGAGATCGCGGGCCTCATTGCGGACCACGCCGACCCGGCGGTTCGCGTCGTTGCGGGCGGGCGAGTGAAGCACATGACGCCCGCGATGAACGGTGTGCTGGCCAGGCATTTCGGCACGGTCACGGCCGACCGGGGCGTCGGCAAGTCGCGGGTACTGCGTGCATCGGACCCTCAAGCCCGCGTACGCCCCACCACCGAACGGCCGGGCACGAGCGGAACCTCCGATCGCCCCGGCGCGCCGGCCTGGCCGCGTGCGGAACGCGACGAAGCGACAGGACTGACGATCTGCGCACACGGCGCCGCGTTCGCAGGCGCGGGCGTCGACATCGGCACGCGTCTGCTGCTCAGCGTGCTCGACCAGGCGCCGGACGCGTCACAGGTGATCGACCTGGGGTGCGGCACGGGCGTCCTCGCGGTGTCGTACGCACTGGCGCACCCAGATGCGCGGGTGATCGCCACCGACCACTCCGCCGCTGCCATCGCCTCGGCAACCGCGACGGCCATGGCCAACGGAGTGGCCGCAGCGAGCGGATCGATTCCGCACTCAGCTCTCGGCGGGCGGTCCGGCGTCACCGTGGTCCGAGACGACGCACTCGGCTCCCAGCCCGCCGCGTCGGCCGACCTGATTCTGCTCAATCCGCCGTTCCACTCCGGCGCTGCCGTCACCGCTCGGATCGCACCACGCCTGTTCGCCGACGCGGCCCGCGTGCTGCGACCCGGTGGCGAGCTGTGGTGCGTGTGGAACTCGCACCTGCGCTACCGGCCGCAACTGGAGGCGCTCGTCGGCACCACGCGACAGATCGTGCGTAATCCGAAGTTCACCGTCACGGCTTCCGTGCGGTAA
- a CDS encoding MFS transporter, producing the protein MTLKPERAALDGSWRELLGSRYAPIASVLAGGVLLEASNVYLTTSLLPTIVGEIGGAEFYAWTMMTFLLASVVSAMLVSRILTRHGAVRAYVLALGLFAVGSLLCAASPWMSALLFGRAVQGLGGGLLAGLGYALIQRALPERLWARGAALMSAMWGVGNIVGPVVGGLFAQLEAWRLAFVALAVVTALIGVVAVRALPRTARGRSSDPVPWTSLGVLAGGVGAVGIASVVPSGAGTVTALVVGVGLCAWFVRHERRGGNGILPRVTFASGSSLGWVYLTVAVLAFAIGTEAFIPLFGQEVGGLIPFVAGLLGAALSLGWSLTQIFTANATGIRSRRILTAAGPLVVALGLAAYGLLQHEGPSTLVIVLWFITLFVAGAGIGFGFPHLTVAALGSTTDEEEGAKAAAAVNTVFIIASAFSAALAGVLVNIATPDYVGSAQLLLFVFAGITAFGIFIARGASQGIGTRPSTDADERVTA; encoded by the coding sequence ATGACTCTGAAGCCCGAACGCGCTGCTCTCGACGGCAGTTGGCGTGAACTGCTCGGCAGCCGTTATGCACCGATTGCCTCGGTACTCGCTGGTGGTGTGCTGTTGGAGGCGAGCAATGTGTACCTCACCACCAGCCTCCTGCCGACGATCGTGGGGGAGATCGGCGGTGCGGAGTTCTACGCGTGGACGATGATGACGTTCCTGCTGGCGTCAGTGGTGAGCGCAATGCTGGTGAGCAGGATTCTGACTCGGCATGGGGCCGTGCGCGCGTACGTGCTGGCGCTCGGGTTGTTCGCGGTGGGGTCGTTGCTGTGCGCGGCGAGTCCATGGATGTCGGCGTTGTTGTTCGGACGCGCGGTGCAGGGTCTCGGTGGTGGTCTGCTCGCGGGACTCGGGTATGCGCTGATCCAGCGGGCCCTACCGGAGCGGCTGTGGGCGCGGGGTGCGGCGTTGATGTCCGCGATGTGGGGTGTGGGCAATATCGTGGGCCCGGTCGTCGGGGGCCTGTTCGCGCAGCTTGAGGCGTGGCGGCTCGCGTTCGTCGCACTTGCTGTCGTGACGGCGCTGATCGGCGTCGTCGCGGTTCGGGCTCTTCCGCGCACGGCGCGGGGTCGGTCGAGCGATCCGGTGCCGTGGACCTCGTTGGGGGTGCTCGCGGGCGGTGTGGGCGCCGTAGGTATCGCGAGCGTCGTGCCGAGCGGCGCGGGCACCGTGACGGCCCTCGTCGTCGGTGTCGGTCTGTGTGCCTGGTTCGTCCGTCACGAGCGCCGGGGCGGCAACGGCATCCTGCCGCGGGTGACGTTCGCCAGCGGGTCTTCGCTCGGGTGGGTCTACCTGACCGTCGCGGTGCTGGCTTTCGCGATCGGCACCGAGGCGTTCATCCCGCTGTTCGGCCAAGAGGTCGGCGGTCTGATCCCATTCGTCGCCGGCCTGCTCGGAGCGGCGCTGTCGTTGGGGTGGTCCTTGACGCAGATCTTCACCGCCAACGCCACCGGCATCCGCTCTCGTCGCATCCTGACCGCTGCCGGGCCGCTCGTCGTCGCGCTCGGACTCGCCGCCTACGGCCTGCTCCAGCACGAAGGACCCTCAACCCTGGTCATCGTGCTCTGGTTCATCACGCTGTTCGTGGCCGGTGCCGGCATCGGGTTCGGATTCCCACACCTCACCGTCGCGGCTCTCGGCAGCACGACCGATGAGGAGGAGGGCGCCAAAGCCGCCGCGGCAGTGAACACCGTGTTCATCATCGCAAGTGCCTTCAGCGCCGCACTCGCCGGCGTTCTGGTCAACATCGCCACACCCGACTACGTCGGATCCGCCCAGCTTCTGCTGTTCGTGTTCGCCGGTATCACCGCATTCGGGATCTTCATCGCGCGCGGCGCGAGCCAGGGCATCGGAACCCGACCCTCGACCGACGCCGACGAGCGGGTGACGGCATGA
- the soxR gene encoding redox-sensitive transcriptional activator SoxR, with product MSLEPDDLLAIGEVTRRTGVPASALHFYEQLGLIASTRTAGNQRRYRRHMLRRISLVVVAKRLGIPLSDVQEVFQGLPLDDPPSQRDWRRVAQVWRAELEARRTQLDRLQRELTGCIGCGCLSLKACRLLNPDDALGGDGPGPRRI from the coding sequence ATGTCGTTAGAGCCGGATGACCTGCTCGCGATCGGTGAGGTGACACGGCGAACCGGCGTGCCGGCATCTGCCCTGCACTTCTACGAGCAGCTGGGCCTCATCGCTTCCACACGCACCGCAGGCAATCAGCGCCGGTACCGACGGCACATGCTTCGGCGCATTTCATTGGTCGTGGTCGCGAAGCGGCTCGGCATCCCGCTGAGCGATGTGCAGGAGGTCTTCCAGGGACTGCCGCTCGATGACCCGCCATCACAGCGTGACTGGCGGCGGGTCGCTCAGGTGTGGCGTGCGGAGCTGGAGGCACGGCGCACTCAACTCGACCGCCTCCAGCGTGAACTCACGGGATGCATTGGCTGCGGCTGCCTGTCGCTCAAGGCCTGCCGGTTGCTCAATCCCGACGATGCGCTGGGCGGCGACGGGCCGGGGCCACGTCGCATCTGA
- a CDS encoding carbohydrate ABC transporter permease produces the protein MTETRTHISGGIDTATSKREGGPATLARSLGKHAVLIGATLLMIYPLLWMIVSSLRPTEVIFRTPGLWVNELYLENYTEGWFALAHPFDYYLVNSAIVVGGAILGNLISCSLAAYAFARLKFRGRGIWFAIMLMTIMLPFHVVVVPQYILFNSFDMVNTFLPLVLPKFLATDAFFVFLMVQFIRGIPKDLDEAARIDGAGHPRIFGQVLIPLMIPALATTAIFTFIWMWSDFFTSLIYLTSPDMYTVPVALKSFLDATSGSNWGAMFAMSIVSLIPMFLAFMLGQKYLVKGIATTGGK, from the coding sequence ATGACTGAGACCCGCACGCACATCTCCGGCGGTATCGACACCGCAACGTCCAAACGCGAGGGCGGGCCCGCCACCCTGGCACGCAGTCTGGGTAAGCACGCAGTGCTGATCGGCGCGACCCTGCTGATGATCTACCCACTGCTATGGATGATCGTCAGCTCCCTGCGCCCCACCGAGGTCATCTTCCGCACCCCCGGGCTATGGGTTAACGAGCTCTACCTGGAGAACTACACCGAAGGCTGGTTCGCCCTAGCCCACCCCTTCGACTACTACCTGGTCAACTCCGCCATCGTCGTCGGTGGAGCGATCCTGGGGAACCTGATCTCCTGCTCCCTCGCCGCCTACGCCTTCGCCCGACTGAAATTCCGCGGACGCGGCATCTGGTTCGCGATCATGCTCATGACGATCATGCTGCCCTTCCACGTCGTCGTGGTCCCCCAGTACATCCTGTTCAACAGCTTCGACATGGTGAACACATTCCTGCCCCTGGTCCTACCAAAATTCCTCGCCACCGACGCATTCTTCGTCTTCCTCATGGTCCAGTTCATCCGCGGCATCCCCAAAGACCTCGACGAAGCAGCCCGCATCGACGGCGCCGGCCACCCACGCATCTTCGGTCAAGTCCTCATCCCCCTGATGATCCCCGCACTAGCAACCACAGCCATCTTCACCTTCATCTGGATGTGGAGCGACTTCTTCACCTCCCTGATCTACCTCACCTCCCCCGACATGTACACCGTCCCCGTCGCCCTGAAATCCTTCCTCGACGCCACCTCCGGCTCCAACTGGGGAGCCATGTTCGCCATGTCCATCGTCTCCCTGATCCCCATGTTCCTCGCCTTCATGCTCGGACAGAAATACCTCGTCAAAGGCATCGCCACCACCGGAGGCAAATAG
- a CDS encoding carbohydrate ABC transporter permease gives MSAISELSKLGGGRKALTPQERAARRKENGRDNRAGYLFLLPWLVGLFVFTLGPMLASLYLSLTDYALLQPPNFLGLDNWQAMVTDSRLHQSLKVTFIYVFVGVPLQLALALGVAMLLDKGMRGLAFYRSVFYLPSMLGSSVAIALLWRQIFGTTGLVNQILQLLGVEANTGYVSDPDTALWTLILLNVWTFGSPMVIFLAGLRQIPVMYYEASSLDGAGRWRKFTQITMPLLSPIVFFNLVLQIINAFQSFTQAFVVSNGTGGPSDSTLFYTLYLYEQGFTRFNMGYASAMGWLLLLIIATFTAINFFASKYWVFYDD, from the coding sequence ATGAGTGCGATTTCTGAGCTGTCCAAGCTGGGTGGGGGCCGTAAGGCTCTCACTCCGCAGGAGCGGGCGGCGCGGCGTAAGGAGAATGGGCGCGATAACAGGGCTGGGTACCTGTTCTTGTTGCCGTGGCTGGTGGGGTTGTTCGTTTTCACCCTGGGGCCGATGTTGGCGTCGTTGTATTTGTCCTTGACTGATTACGCGTTGCTGCAGCCGCCGAATTTCCTGGGCTTGGATAACTGGCAGGCGATGGTGACCGATTCGCGGTTGCATCAGTCGTTGAAGGTCACGTTCATCTACGTGTTCGTGGGTGTGCCGTTGCAGTTGGCGCTGGCTCTGGGTGTGGCGATGCTGCTCGATAAGGGCATGCGCGGGCTGGCGTTCTACCGGTCGGTGTTCTATCTGCCCTCGATGCTGGGCTCCTCGGTCGCGATCGCGTTGCTGTGGCGCCAGATCTTCGGCACCACCGGCCTGGTGAACCAGATCCTGCAGCTGCTGGGTGTGGAGGCGAACACCGGATACGTCTCGGATCCCGATACCGCGTTGTGGACGCTGATCCTGTTGAACGTGTGGACCTTCGGTTCCCCGATGGTGATCTTCCTCGCCGGGCTGCGTCAGATCCCGGTGATGTACTACGAGGCCTCGTCCCTGGACGGGGCCGGACGCTGGCGCAAGTTCACCCAGATCACGATGCCGCTGCTATCGCCGATCGTGTTCTTCAACCTGGTCCTGCAGATCATCAACGCGTTCCAGTCCTTTACCCAGGCGTTCGTGGTCTCCAACGGCACCGGCGGACCTTCGGACTCGACCCTGTTCTACACCCTCTACCTCTACGAACAGGGCTTCACCCGGTTCAACATGGGATACGCCTCCGCGATGGGATGGCTGCTACTGCTGATCATCGCCACCTTCACCGCGATCAACTTCTTCGCCTCCAAATACTGGGTGTTCTACGATGACTGA
- a CDS encoding ABC transporter substrate-binding protein produces MELSRRHILAMGALGATGATLAGCRRGGGNEGGSGEPGASGTLQFTWWGNEVRNANTTEALDAYMEENSGVTVEPQPGEWASYWDRLATQTAGGTAPDIIQMDMAYISEYGQRGALLDLAEYGADTENFIEGTVGSGIIEDTLYGVNAGINTPTVMINPEIFEAAGVDIPDDTTWTWEDWHDIAVAISDSGEAIGSSAIISNDAMFSAWLRQQGKELFVEGNQIGFTVDDARAWFGMQQQWSDDGAIPSASQIEEDSSKPLDQQDFIVGRTAMSMIWSNQLEAVETSGGSERQLLRFPSIDGSAAQRMAWYKASMLWSASATTEDPEGAVALINWWMNSMTAAEIELAERGIPPNGEISAAIRPNLSGAQQRVSEFIEAIEPELADTPIAPPPGGGQFGTIMARHGNDMLFGNASAADAAQQFVDELTAALA; encoded by the coding sequence ATGGAGCTCAGCCGTCGACACATTTTGGCTATGGGCGCCCTGGGCGCTACCGGGGCCACCCTCGCTGGTTGCCGCCGCGGAGGTGGCAACGAAGGAGGCTCGGGTGAGCCCGGCGCTTCGGGGACCCTGCAGTTCACCTGGTGGGGCAACGAAGTGCGCAATGCGAACACCACGGAAGCACTCGACGCGTACATGGAGGAGAACTCCGGCGTCACCGTCGAACCGCAGCCGGGGGAGTGGGCCAGCTACTGGGACCGCCTCGCGACCCAGACCGCCGGCGGCACAGCTCCTGACATCATCCAGATGGATATGGCCTACATCAGCGAGTACGGCCAGCGTGGGGCGCTGCTGGATCTGGCCGAGTACGGGGCAGACACCGAGAACTTCATCGAAGGAACCGTCGGCTCCGGGATCATCGAGGACACGCTCTACGGCGTCAACGCGGGGATCAACACACCCACCGTGATGATCAATCCGGAGATCTTCGAGGCAGCAGGGGTCGATATTCCCGATGACACCACCTGGACCTGGGAGGACTGGCACGACATCGCCGTCGCCATCTCGGACAGTGGCGAGGCCATCGGCAGTTCCGCGATCATCAGCAACGACGCCATGTTCAGCGCCTGGCTGCGCCAGCAGGGCAAGGAGTTGTTCGTCGAGGGCAACCAGATCGGCTTCACCGTTGATGACGCACGCGCGTGGTTCGGGATGCAGCAACAGTGGTCTGACGACGGTGCTATCCCGAGCGCCTCGCAGATCGAGGAGGACTCCAGCAAGCCCCTGGACCAGCAGGACTTCATCGTCGGCCGCACCGCGATGTCAATGATCTGGTCGAACCAGCTCGAGGCCGTGGAGACATCGGGCGGCAGTGAGCGCCAGCTCCTGCGCTTCCCGAGCATCGATGGCAGCGCCGCCCAGCGGATGGCCTGGTACAAGGCGTCCATGCTGTGGTCGGCCTCGGCCACCACCGAGGATCCGGAGGGTGCGGTAGCGCTGATCAACTGGTGGATGAACTCCATGACGGCAGCTGAGATCGAATTGGCCGAGCGGGGCATTCCGCCGAACGGCGAGATCTCTGCGGCCATCCGCCCGAACCTCTCCGGTGCCCAGCAGCGCGTCTCGGAGTTCATCGAGGCCATCGAGCCCGAGCTCGCCGACACGCCGATCGCGCCACCCCCCGGAGGTGGCCAGTTCGGAACGATCATGGCCCGGCACGGGAACGACATGCTGTTCGGGAACGCTTCCGCAGCCGATGCCGCACAGCAATTCGTCGACGAACTCACGGCAGCCCTGGCCTGA